One region of Campylobacter concisus genomic DNA includes:
- a CDS encoding acyl-[ACP]--phospholipid O-acyltransferase, with protein sequence MMSLLKVAGFLPYLAIAFLNASVDLAHKITIQNVLLKTYDGDILFILTAVINAMILLPFIFLFSPSSFINDKFAKIKVIRICAIFGVIISVAVLFSYLAGAFGVAFALTLILAAQSAIYSPAKYGIIKALVGPERLGTANGIIQALTIVAILFSSFLFSFIFENLYIQGENSEEILKSVYPIGIFLVIFSALEAYFAYKLPCIDEKDETSENFDIKKYIRFSYLRENLKEVRSDKNIWLSIAGLSIFWGISQIIIAAFPAHYKAVFNDDSSLAVQAILAASAIGIAFGSYVAGSMSKLHIELGIVPMGAMGIFFSLLFFAFGSSIGVVSLSSFAFGFFGGIFIVPLNAMIQYFAPQKTTGKIMAANNFLQNVSMLLFLAIGIGLVYFEISTTGLFVFTALVCLIGSFYAILQLPHLFTRLLLLPFLKTKYRFFVEGLQNLPQSGGALLLGNHISWIDWLVLQAASPRGIRFVMYRTIYNKWYLKQIFKFFKVIPIGAGASKESIELVRECLKNGEVVALFPEGHISYNGQINEFQKGFELIIRDLEEICIVPFYLRGLWGSSFSRASKFYKDLTSKNGRRDIIVAFGKPITTFINAAKMKQKVLELSFSSWESFISRQKPLTSEWLNNAKEDKFKECVSDSTGLNLSNLKFITAVLVFIKIFKRELKDEKNIGILLPSSSIAAIVNMALLAMGKVSVNLNYTLNVTSLNHALRKANINTVITSSKFLEKLALKGFDLKDAMSGKAKFAEDLSASVSKKEKFLALLTAFLAPVWLIKLCYFRPVSLEDTATILFSSGSEGEPKGIELSHKNLLANIKQISELLNFKKDDVILNSLPVFHSFGLTVTTLMPLCEGIKMVSVPDPTDGATIGKMAARHSASIIFGTSTFFRLYTRNKKLHPLMFQSARMVVAGAEKLKPEIKDEFRLKFGIEIYEGYGATETAPVAAVNMPNILEKESLKELTFNRPGSVGMPLPGTIIKIIDPETLEELETGEDGLIVIGGSQVMKGYLNDEAKTNDVITHIDGVRYYKTGDKGHIDENGFVFIVDRYSRFAKIGGEMISLGSVEEELAKVLGSDVVFSSANVPDSKKGEAIALLVKSGTEPKNLEQILKESNLAPIMMPSYIFIVDDIPTLASGKVDFKGVKALAVSLLAE encoded by the coding sequence ATGATGAGTTTATTAAAAGTTGCTGGCTTTTTGCCCTACCTTGCGATCGCATTTTTAAATGCAAGCGTCGATCTAGCACACAAAATCACCATACAAAATGTTCTTTTAAAAACATATGATGGCGACATACTTTTTATCCTAACAGCCGTCATAAACGCAATGATCTTGCTACCATTTATATTTTTATTTTCGCCCTCAAGCTTTATAAATGATAAATTTGCAAAAATAAAGGTCATAAGAATTTGTGCCATTTTTGGCGTTATTATCAGTGTCGCGGTGCTTTTTAGCTATCTTGCAGGTGCTTTTGGCGTAGCCTTTGCTTTAACGCTCATACTGGCTGCTCAAAGTGCGATCTACTCACCAGCAAAATACGGTATCATCAAAGCCCTAGTCGGCCCTGAGCGCCTTGGCACAGCAAATGGCATCATCCAAGCGCTCACCATCGTTGCGATACTTTTTAGCTCATTTTTATTTTCATTTATATTTGAAAATTTATACATCCAAGGCGAAAACTCAGAAGAAATTTTAAAAAGTGTCTATCCTATTGGCATCTTTTTAGTGATCTTTAGCGCACTTGAAGCGTATTTTGCTTACAAGCTACCTTGCATTGATGAAAAAGATGAAACAAGCGAAAATTTTGATATTAAAAAATATATTCGCTTTAGCTATTTAAGAGAAAATTTAAAAGAAGTAAGGTCAGATAAAAATATCTGGCTAAGCATCGCTGGACTTAGTATATTTTGGGGAATTTCTCAGATCATCATCGCAGCTTTCCCAGCTCATTACAAAGCCGTTTTTAACGACGACAGCTCGCTAGCGGTGCAAGCAATTCTAGCAGCAAGCGCCATAGGTATAGCATTTGGCTCATACGTGGCTGGCTCTATGTCAAAGCTTCACATCGAGCTTGGTATCGTGCCGATGGGCGCTATGGGCATATTTTTCTCACTTTTATTTTTCGCATTTGGCTCAAGTATCGGCGTAGTGAGTCTTAGCTCATTTGCATTTGGCTTTTTTGGAGGCATATTTATAGTGCCGCTAAATGCGATGATCCAGTACTTTGCTCCGCAAAAGACCACTGGCAAGATAATGGCGGCAAATAACTTTTTACAAAACGTCTCAATGCTGCTATTTTTGGCTATTGGCATAGGCTTAGTATATTTTGAAATTTCAACCACCGGACTTTTTGTCTTTACGGCGCTTGTTTGCTTGATCGGCAGTTTTTACGCCATTTTGCAACTTCCGCACCTTTTTACAAGGCTACTTTTATTGCCATTTTTAAAGACAAAGTACCGATTTTTTGTTGAGGGGCTTCAAAATTTACCACAAAGTGGCGGCGCATTACTTCTTGGCAATCACATCAGCTGGATCGACTGGCTCGTACTTCAAGCTGCAAGCCCAAGGGGCATAAGATTTGTCATGTATAGAACGATCTATAACAAATGGTATCTAAAGCAAATTTTTAAATTTTTTAAAGTGATCCCAATAGGCGCAGGGGCAAGCAAAGAGTCGATCGAACTAGTTAGAGAGTGCCTAAAAAATGGCGAAGTGGTCGCACTTTTTCCGGAAGGCCACATCAGCTACAACGGTCAGATAAATGAGTTTCAAAAGGGCTTTGAGCTTATCATCAGAGATCTAGAAGAAATTTGCATAGTGCCATTTTATCTTCGTGGCCTTTGGGGATCTAGCTTTTCAAGAGCTAGTAAATTTTATAAAGATCTCACTTCTAAAAACGGCAGACGCGACATCATCGTCGCCTTTGGTAAGCCGATAACCACATTTATAAACGCTGCAAAGATGAAGCAAAAGGTGCTTGAGCTTAGCTTTTCATCGTGGGAGAGCTTTATCTCAAGGCAAAAACCACTAACAAGCGAATGGCTAAATAACGCAAAAGAGGATAAATTTAAAGAGTGCGTGAGCGACAGCACTGGGCTAAATTTAAGTAATTTGAAATTTATAACAGCTGTTTTAGTATTTATCAAAATTTTTAAACGCGAGCTAAAAGATGAGAAAAATATAGGCATCTTGCTGCCTAGCTCAAGCATCGCAGCAATAGTAAATATGGCGCTTCTTGCGATGGGTAAAGTAAGTGTAAATTTAAACTACACGCTTAATGTTACCTCGCTAAATCACGCCCTAAGAAAGGCAAATATAAACACAGTCATCACCTCAAGCAAATTTCTTGAAAAGCTCGCACTTAAGGGCTTTGATCTAAAAGATGCGATGAGTGGCAAGGCTAAATTTGCAGAAGATCTCTCAGCTAGCGTCTCAAAAAAAGAGAAATTTTTAGCGCTTTTAACTGCATTTTTAGCCCCAGTTTGGCTTATTAAGCTTTGCTATTTTAGGCCAGTGAGCTTAGAAGATACAGCTACCATTTTATTTAGTAGTGGCAGCGAGGGCGAGCCAAAAGGCATCGAGCTAAGTCACAAAAATTTACTTGCAAACATTAAGCAAATAAGCGAACTTCTAAATTTCAAAAAAGATGACGTAATCTTAAACTCACTCCCAGTATTTCACTCATTTGGCCTAACAGTCACCACGCTCATGCCACTTTGCGAGGGCATAAAAATGGTAAGCGTGCCTGATCCAACAGATGGAGCGACTATCGGCAAAATGGCCGCAAGACACAGCGCTAGCATTATCTTTGGCACCTCAACGTTCTTTAGGCTCTACACAAGAAACAAAAAGCTTCATCCGCTGATGTTTCAAAGTGCCAGGATGGTCGTAGCTGGGGCTGAGAAGCTAAAACCTGAGATAAAAGATGAGTTTAGACTCAAATTTGGCATAGAAATTTATGAAGGTTATGGTGCGACCGAAACGGCACCGGTAGCTGCTGTAAATATGCCAAATATCCTAGAAAAAGAGAGTCTAAAAGAGCTTACATTTAATAGACCTGGCAGTGTTGGCATGCCTCTGCCTGGCACTATCATAAAAATAATCGACCCAGAAACTCTTGAAGAGCTTGAAACTGGCGAGGACGGACTCATCGTCATCGGCGGATCGCAAGTGATGAAAGGCTATCTAAACGACGAAGCTAAAACAAACGATGTCATCACACACATTGATGGCGTAAGATACTATAAAACTGGCGACAAAGGTCACATCGATGAAAACGGCTTTGTATTTATCGTCGATAGATACTCAAGATTTGCCAAGATCGGTGGCGAGATGATAAGCCTTGGAAGCGTCGAAGAAGAGCTTGCAAAGGTGCTTGGAAGCGACGTTGTCTTTAGCAGTGCAAACGTGCCAGATAGCAAAAAGGGCGAAGCGATCGCGCTTTTAGTAAAAAGTGGCACAGAGCCCAAAAATTTAGAGCAAATTTTAAAAGAGAGCAACTTAGCTCCGATAATGATGCCAAGCTATATCTTCATCGTTGATGATATCCCAACACTTGCAAGTGGCAAGGTTGATTTTAAGGGCGTAAAAGCTCTAGCGGTCTCACTTCTAGCGGAGTGA
- a CDS encoding transporter substrate-binding domain-containing protein, translating to MGYNVEKGNKELLIKINFTLNELSKEGALSEISLKYFGKDISK from the coding sequence ATGGGCTATAACGTAGAAAAAGGTAACAAAGAGCTGCTAATTAAGATAAATTTTACCCTAAATGAGCTTAGCAAAGAAGGAGCTTTAAGCGAAATTTCGCTTAAATACTTCGGTAAAGATATTTCTAAATAA
- a CDS encoding amino acid ABC transporter substrate-binding protein produces MNFKPIFGLIAGAFLALNLNASTIKKGELIVATEGTYSPYSFYDEKGELVGYDIDIARAVAQKLNLKVEFLTAPWDAMLAAFDAGKADVVFNQVSINEDRKKKYGMSVPYTMPYPVIVVHKDNNDIKSFADLKGKKSVHSATSNWAAIAEKNGAIVVVADGFSKGVELIISKRADDTINDNVTFYDYIKQRPNAPLKIAYTSNEPMPTAAIVKKGNTELLEAINKALDELKAEGKISEISMKYFGKDISK; encoded by the coding sequence ATGAATTTTAAGCCCATTTTTGGCTTGATCGCAGGTGCTTTTTTAGCTTTAAATTTAAATGCTTCAACTATCAAAAAAGGCGAACTTATCGTCGCAACTGAAGGCACTTACTCACCTTACTCATTTTACGATGAAAAGGGCGAGCTAGTAGGATATGACATAGATATTGCAAGAGCCGTAGCGCAAAAACTAAATTTAAAAGTTGAGTTTCTAACAGCTCCTTGGGATGCGATGCTAGCTGCATTTGATGCTGGTAAAGCTGATGTTGTGTTTAACCAAGTTAGCATAAACGAAGATAGAAAGAAAAAGTATGGTATGAGCGTACCTTACACTATGCCATATCCGGTAATTGTCGTGCATAAAGACAATAACGACATCAAAAGTTTTGCTGATCTAAAGGGCAAAAAGAGCGTACACTCTGCGACTAGCAACTGGGCAGCGATAGCCGAGAAAAACGGTGCAATAGTGGTTGTGGCTGATGGCTTTAGCAAAGGCGTGGAGCTTATCATCTCAAAAAGAGCTGATGATACGATAAACGACAACGTCACTTTTTATGACTATATCAAACAACGCCCAAATGCGCCACTAAAAATCGCATACACAAGCAACGAGCCGATGCCAACAGCTGCAATCGTTAAAAAAGGAAATACTGAGCTACTAGAAGCGATAAACAAAGCGCTTGATGAACTAAAAGCCGAGGGCAAGATAAGCGAAATTTCGATGAAATATTTTGGAAAAGATATTTCAAAATAA
- a CDS encoding amino acid ABC transporter substrate-binding protein gives MKFTNLLKVVAVLAMALNLQAKTIKDGVLTVATEGTYAPFTFYNDKNELVGYDVDIAKAVAQKLNLKVEFLTAPWDAMLAAFDAGKADVVFNQVSITDERKKKYAFSVPYTVTFGAIITRKDNNDIKSFADLKGKRNADSATSNWAKVAVKYGAEHVVTDSFAKSMELLISRRVDAVVRDNIVFYDFIKERPNAPVKIAASLDEKDYTAAAVKKDNAELAEQISNALNELSKEGKLETISKSYFGKDVSK, from the coding sequence ATGAAATTTACAAATTTATTAAAAGTAGTAGCCGTGCTTGCGATGGCTTTAAATTTACAAGCAAAAACTATAAAAGATGGCGTGCTAACAGTAGCAACTGAAGGCACTTACGCGCCTTTTACATTTTATAATGACAAAAATGAGCTAGTAGGATACGACGTAGATATCGCAAAAGCAGTAGCACAAAAGCTAAATTTAAAAGTTGAGTTTCTAACAGCCCCTTGGGATGCGATGCTAGCGGCATTTGACGCGGGCAAGGCAGACGTTGTGTTTAACCAAGTAAGTATAACTGACGAGAGAAAGAAAAAGTATGCTTTTTCAGTACCTTATACTGTAACATTTGGTGCCATCATCACTAGAAAAGATAATAACGACATAAAAAGCTTTGCCGACCTAAAAGGCAAAAGAAATGCCGACTCAGCTACGAGCAACTGGGCGAAAGTCGCCGTAAAATACGGCGCTGAACACGTCGTAACAGATAGTTTTGCTAAAAGTATGGAGCTTCTTATATCAAGACGCGTAGATGCTGTTGTAAGAGACAACATCGTATTTTACGACTTCATAAAAGAGCGTCCAAACGCACCTGTAAAGATAGCCGCCTCACTTGATGAGAAAGACTACACAGCAGCAGCTGTTAAGAAAGACAACGCCGAACTTGCAGAGCAAATTTCAAATGCACTAAACGAACTTTCAAAAGAAGGAAAACTAGAAACCATCTCAAAAAGCTACTTTGGCAAAGACGTCTCAAAATAA
- a CDS encoding amino acid ABC transporter permease yields MENLDRVIELVSSSTLPMIIALLKVTIPLTLLSFSLGLVIAIITAVARLSNIKILKFIFATYVWIFRGTPLLVQLFIVFYGLPSIGVTLDTWSAATIAFSLNVGAYASESVRAAILSVPKGQWEAATSLGMTHYQILKRIIAPQAVRISLPPLSNTFIGLVKDTSLAASITMVDMFMVAQRIAARTFEPLILYILAALIYLVVCTLLTYLQSRLERAVSRYV; encoded by the coding sequence ATGGAAAATTTAGATAGAGTGATCGAGCTTGTTTCAAGCTCGACACTACCGATGATCATCGCACTCTTAAAAGTGACGATCCCTCTTACTTTGCTCTCGTTTTCGCTAGGGCTTGTCATCGCCATTATCACAGCAGTAGCGAGGCTTTCAAATATAAAAATTTTAAAATTTATATTTGCCACCTATGTTTGGATATTTCGCGGCACGCCACTTCTCGTGCAGCTTTTTATAGTATTTTATGGGCTTCCTAGCATCGGTGTCACGCTTGATACTTGGAGTGCTGCGACTATCGCATTTAGTCTAAACGTGGGTGCTTATGCCTCTGAGTCCGTAAGGGCTGCCATTCTTTCTGTGCCAAAAGGTCAGTGGGAAGCTGCCACATCGCTTGGCATGACGCACTATCAAATTTTAAAACGTATCATCGCCCCTCAAGCAGTAAGGATCTCGTTGCCGCCACTTTCAAACACATTTATAGGCCTTGTTAAAGACACCTCACTAGCAGCTTCTATAACGATGGTTGATATGTTTATGGTCGCTCAAAGGATCGCAGCAAGAACCTTTGAGCCACTCATCCTCTACATCCTAGCAGCACTTATCTACCTGGTGGTTTGCACACTTTTAACTTATCTTCAATCAAGGCTTGAAAGAGCTGTCTCAAGGTATGTCTAA
- a CDS encoding amino acid ABC transporter ATP-binding protein translates to MAINFKNISKSYGDHLVLDNINTSFKEGQTTVIVGSSGCGKSTLLRCINLLEIPQSGILEVDDRAVNFKEKLSSKELLEIRKKTGMVFQSFNLFPHLTALQNVTEAPIYVQKKDKSEAIKEAKELLAKVGLSHKEDTYPNRLSGGQAQRVAIARALAVNPYFLLLDEPTSALDPELEAEVLKVILSLAKEKKPMIIVTHNMNFARKIADRILFLDKGVIAFDGLVDEFFNSQNERIKSFISAMDI, encoded by the coding sequence ATGGCTATAAATTTTAAAAATATAAGCAAATCTTACGGCGATCATTTGGTGCTAGATAACATAAATACAAGCTTCAAAGAGGGGCAAACGACCGTGATAGTTGGCTCATCTGGTTGTGGTAAATCAACACTTCTTAGATGTATAAATTTACTTGAGATCCCACAAAGTGGCATTTTAGAGGTAGATGATAGAGCTGTAAATTTTAAAGAGAAGCTTAGCTCAAAAGAGCTTTTAGAAATTCGCAAAAAAACAGGTATGGTCTTTCAAAGCTTTAACCTCTTTCCACACCTAACAGCGCTTCAAAATGTCACAGAAGCTCCGATCTACGTTCAAAAAAAGGATAAAAGCGAAGCGATAAAAGAGGCAAAAGAGCTTTTAGCTAAAGTGGGGCTTAGCCACAAAGAAGATACCTATCCAAACAGGCTCTCAGGCGGACAAGCACAGCGTGTAGCCATCGCTAGAGCCCTGGCTGTAAATCCATACTTTTTACTGCTTGATGAGCCTACAAGTGCGCTTGATCCAGAGCTTGAGGCTGAAGTTTTAAAGGTCATCTTATCTCTTGCAAAAGAGAAAAAGCCTATGATCATTGTCACTCATAATATGAATTTTGCTAGAAAGATAGCTGATAGAATTTTGTTTTTAGATAAAGGTGTGATCGCATTTGATGGCTTGGTAGATGAGTTTTTTAACAGCCAAAATGAGAGGATAAAAAGCTTCATCTCAGCTATGGATATATGA
- the fldA gene encoding flavodoxin FldA produces the protein MIGIVYGSSMGNTEDAAKLISEGLGLENELLNVSDVDGAKINSFDKLILGTSTWGSGDLQDDWDAFDFKALNLNGKTVAVFGMGDSESYSDEYCNGMAKLYDEVVKAGAKVVGEVSTDGYTFDGSDAVRNGKFVGLALDADNQSDKTEGRISAWIEQIKPHFA, from the coding sequence ATGATAGGTATAGTTTATGGAAGCAGCATGGGAAATACCGAAGATGCAGCAAAACTTATAAGTGAGGGTCTAGGCCTTGAAAACGAGCTTTTAAACGTCTCTGACGTGGACGGGGCAAAGATAAATAGCTTTGATAAGCTCATCCTTGGTACATCAACCTGGGGTAGTGGCGATCTTCAAGATGACTGGGATGCGTTTGACTTTAAAGCATTAAATCTAAACGGAAAAACAGTCGCTGTTTTTGGCATGGGTGATAGCGAGAGCTACTCTGATGAGTACTGTAACGGCATGGCAAAGCTTTACGATGAGGTCGTAAAAGCTGGCGCAAAAGTAGTTGGTGAGGTTAGCACCGATGGATATACATTTGATGGCTCTGATGCTGTAAGAAATGGAAAATTTGTAGGTCTAGCACTTGATGCTGATAACCAAAGTGATAAAACTGAGGGTAGAATTTCAGCTTGGATAGAGCAGATAAAGCCTCACTTTGCTTAA
- a CDS encoding UDP-N-acetylmuramate--alanine ligase — protein sequence MRFGLLSDIGEITPNIFAKLDRLSRAKIFIALYNSGVESELKIPLSYAKFLNFKEIFDARINFLLRGKCLNFKPADRFCISSNIIINAYLKGDFSKIKFIAKEPKMAAAKMIKMLYASGKFEFCMDAAQMFCQFVYDKIRLRHQDKEVMLNSGVISVKKDGKNLLSIMPSFKKVSFDDMRNLNDDIDRAVGVLGHECEMVYIVFPRNEEFRRHVEVRHCCARGLIKLVPYTIISKIF from the coding sequence ATGAGATTCGGGCTTTTATCAGATATTGGCGAAATAACTCCAAATATTTTTGCAAAGCTTGATAGGCTTTCACGTGCAAAAATTTTTATTGCACTTTATAATTCCGGCGTAGAAAGTGAGCTAAAAATTCCGCTTTCTTACGCTAAATTTCTAAATTTCAAAGAAATTTTTGATGCTAGGATAAATTTCCTACTTCGAGGAAAATGTCTAAATTTTAAGCCAGCAGATCGCTTTTGTATTTCATCAAATATCATCATAAATGCTTATTTAAAAGGCGACTTTTCAAAGATAAAATTTATAGCAAAAGAGCCAAAAATGGCGGCTGCAAAGATGATAAAAATGCTTTATGCAAGTGGGAAATTTGAGTTTTGCATGGATGCGGCACAGATGTTTTGTCAATTTGTTTATGATAAAATACGCCTCCGCCATCAAGACAAAGAGGTCATGCTAAATAGCGGTGTCATTTCGGTTAAAAAAGATGGTAAAAATTTGCTCAGCATCATGCCAAGCTTTAAAAAAGTGAGCTTTGATGATATGAGAAATTTAAACGACGATATAGATAGAGCTGTCGGTGTGCTTGGTCACGAGTGCGAGATGGTTTATATCGTTTTTCCTAGAAATGAGGAATTTAGGCGACACGTTGAGGTTAGGCACTGTTGTGCGAGAGGTTTGATCAAGCTTGTGCCTTATACGATTATTAGTAAAATTTTTTAA
- a CDS encoding DUF2325 domain-containing protein encodes MSVLVIGADEITPIKAVLHDLGAEKIEHWDARNENRVNRKPIPQDTECVVMLTSFLNHNTMKTIKTQAKKRNIPIVCAKRSVSCVFCEYCKVFGLDKEFGCKE; translated from the coding sequence ATGTCAGTTTTAGTTATCGGTGCAGATGAGATAACACCTATCAAGGCAGTTTTACATGATTTGGGAGCTGAAAAGATAGAACACTGGGATGCTAGAAATGAAAACCGCGTAAATCGCAAGCCAATCCCTCAAGATACCGAGTGCGTGGTGATGCTAACTAGTTTTTTAAACCACAACACGATGAAGACTATTAAAACTCAAGCAAAAAAGAGAAATATTCCAATTGTTTGTGCAAAAAGAAGCGTTAGTTGCGTATTTTGCGAGTACTGCAAGGTCTTTGGGCTAGATAAGGAATTTGGATGCAAAGAATAA
- a CDS encoding sugar transporter, translating to MISVHRVAYLRVIALAFCAFIFNTTEFVPVPLLSDIAKDFDMSTADTGLIITIYAWSVTILSLPLMLLTANLERRSLLLKVFIVFVVAHTLCAFAWNFKILIIARLMIAIAHAIFWAITASLAVRLAPINKSSQALGLLALGTSLAMILGLPLGRILGDALGWRVTFGLIGIFAVGVGAWLYKILPLLPSKNSGSLKSLPELARNGLLMVVFLLTAIIISAHFSTYSYIEPFAKDISGFDGKFITIFLLIFGVAGVVASLLFSKFYKLIPNAFSAISIMLILCCLLLLNFIAKNEVLMLILAFVWGLGIAGVNMSFQIKVLNLASNATDAAMAIFSAIYNIGIGAGALIGHQTIVHLGEQNIGNVGSFFAASGLIIFLFTVSKIKRV from the coding sequence TTGATAAGTGTTCATAGGGTAGCCTATTTAAGGGTTATAGCTCTTGCTTTTTGTGCTTTTATATTTAACACTACCGAGTTTGTCCCAGTGCCACTTTTAAGTGATATTGCAAAAGATTTTGATATGAGCACGGCTGATACCGGTCTTATCATTACGATTTATGCGTGGAGTGTCACTATACTCTCTTTACCGCTTATGCTTTTGACTGCAAATTTAGAACGAAGATCTCTTCTTTTAAAAGTTTTTATCGTATTTGTTGTAGCTCATACGCTTTGTGCCTTTGCTTGGAATTTTAAAATTTTAATTATTGCTCGGCTGATGATAGCTATTGCTCATGCTATTTTTTGGGCTATCACTGCTTCACTTGCTGTTAGACTAGCTCCGATAAATAAAAGCTCGCAAGCTCTTGGATTGCTAGCTCTTGGCACATCGCTAGCGATGATACTTGGTCTGCCACTTGGAAGAATTTTAGGTGACGCACTTGGTTGGCGTGTGACATTTGGACTGATCGGAATTTTTGCTGTTGGTGTTGGAGCTTGGCTATATAAAATTTTACCACTTTTGCCAAGCAAAAACTCAGGCTCGCTTAAAAGCTTGCCAGAGCTTGCAAGAAATGGCCTTTTAATGGTCGTATTTTTACTAACTGCAATTATTATAAGTGCGCATTTTAGCACCTATAGCTACATTGAGCCATTTGCAAAAGATATCAGTGGCTTTGATGGAAAATTTATCACAATATTCTTGCTTATATTTGGTGTTGCTGGTGTAGTTGCAAGCCTGCTTTTCTCTAAATTTTATAAGCTCATTCCAAATGCATTTTCTGCAATTTCTATCATGCTTATTTTATGTTGCTTGCTTTTGTTAAATTTTATTGCTAAAAATGAAGTTTTAATGCTAATCTTGGCCTTTGTTTGGGGGCTTGGCATAGCTGGTGTAAATATGAGTTTTCAAATAAAAGTGCTAAATCTTGCCTCAAATGCAACTGATGCTGCAATGGCGATATTTTCGGCTATTTATAACATAGGCATCGGAGCAGGAGCGCTAATAGGGCATCAGACGATAGTTCATTTAGGCGAACAAAATATCGGCAATGTCGGTAGTTTTTTTGCCGCAAGCGGACTTATCATATTTTTATTTACGGTATCTAAGATTAAAAGAGTTTAG